Within Primulina tabacum isolate GXHZ01 chromosome 5, ASM2559414v2, whole genome shotgun sequence, the genomic segment GGCTTAGAGTGCGATTGGATGtagaaacatatatatatatatatatatatatatatatattcagggatttggatcatctacgGTGGCTGAAAATACAGCATCGTTCTTTTTACACGAGATATCAActgattattttttcatctgacaaatttttaaatttatctgaAATTGTGTGAGATCCATCAGATGATGGACTGATCATCTCATATAAAAAGTACTCTAACTTCAGATATTGTGTTTCAACCACAGCTGAAGGATCCAAATCCACGGTGAATAGCAATTTTATGTTATGTCCACGTCAACTTGGTTTTAATAATATATTGCCTCGCATTGTAAACCTAGTATTTAGTGACAACTTAGGAAACAGACCGAGATAAAACATAGTATCACACGCAGACACGGTTAAAGAAGATCTTTGCGATTATCCAATCGTTGAGAACTAAGAAATCCCTCTCTAGTAATCGCCGAAGCACCTCAAATACATAAGAAACCGATCAGCCTGAACATAGGAACGATCCTATTTTTCCTGAACAAAAGAGAATATGGGGCCTCTGCAGACAGTAGTCTGTGTAAAACAAGTGAAGCAAGAGTCAGTAGAAGAATGGGATGAAACCATGCCATTGCCTGGTGACATTATCGAAGGGGTAGCAGAAGATTGTGCTGATGAATCGTTCATATATGCAAAAATAAGGTCAGAATTTAACTCTGTTCTTGGTAAAATAAACCGAGGGGGCGAATACGTGTGGTTAAAGGTGAGACGGGGGGAAAGCACGTTGAAACTACAGGCATGTGTTGTGCAGGATCGAGATATGAAGCTTCAGAAGAAGTTTACCGTCAGAGCAGCTTCTGATGAAAGACATATCGCGGTTCTTGCAGACATGACTTACGAAAAATGTTTTCAACTCCAAGGTagattctctctttttttttttctctttgatTGTTTGTATGAGTTTAGATTTTTACAAATAACACAATATTTTGATCAATATTGACGGAACTGTTATATATTGATGCCATAGAGATGAGCAGAAGAGTTGTGAATTTGGACTTTAAGGGATTTCAACGGAAGGGGATGAGATACGACTGGAAATCGAAGGTGGGAATATATCTGCCTGATCGAAGGTGTACTGTCGTTAGCTCGATTCTCTTTACACCGCTGAGACACGAATGCGGAATCGAAGCCCCCACGGTCAGGGCTATGGCCTGGTTTTCTGCTGCGGTGTCTTCCGGGATCCCTCTAGTTTTCCTGAACATCCAAACCGAACAAATCATCACTTCGGTATGTCTCGTTCTTCTTTATCCACTGCAAATCAATATATCCTATCGACTTTAAGTTTGATTAAAACTCCTTTTTAAAGGAGAACAAACCGGTgaaaggcaaggagttgactCACGGGAGacaacaaatcatcaataccaCAGTAAACATATTGCAAGGTATCCGACTCTGGTTTCTCCCTGGTGTGTCAGAGGTTTCGCTTGTACTAATCCCAGAACCTGGAGAAACCCGATTCGGAATGGACATGAAACGAACCGAAGAGGTTGATTCGTCTAGAACCTCGTGAAATGAAATGTTCTTTATCATTTGAATGTGATTTACAAAATGTCTGTATAACAGGGATTCATCTGCCTTTCCTCTGTAACAAATGGGACAGCAGCGGAACGAGCAGGCATGCAACACTTACTCGAACAAGCAAACAGAACAAATCACTTGCTCGTGATTTCAAGGTTACAAGGGAAGAGTTTGATGCCTTCAACAGTTGATTTGGAGGGCTATATACACTGTTGTGACAATGCCGAAATCAAGCAAACAATAGTTTTGGCAATGGAAAACGCCGAAACCATTCAGCTTCATCTTATGTCGTGGCCTAATCAGACCCCAAGGGAACTTGGTGCTGCAACTCTTCGGCCTCCTAACTAGCACCGCCTGAAACTTTGAAACATTCGTGACGTTTGgctacattttttatttttatgtggAATAAACAAGTTCTTTGGATTCGATTAGTGTAAATTGAGAGAGTGGTCCCTGGACGCCAAGGGATGTGAAACATTGGCCAGTGTCTGGTCTCATAATTACTTCAACTTCTTGGCAGTTTGATTCATTAGCATCAGATTTCTTGGCTGCACTATTTTCCTCATTTGCGTGAAAAAACAATATCTAACCGTCCACTCTCTACTATGTTAATACCGAGTTTCTCAAATCAATAGATGATGGATTTCGTTTTTCTAAATCAACATTTGAAGATCGACGCGGGTATAGAGCGTGAACTTCTAAGTTCAGAAGAATTTTCCCCCTTTTGTGAGACATACGGCTCAAAGACATCACAATAATGGATTTatgaaagaaaagaaagaaagaaaaaataaagaaaagtgGTACTGATTCAGGCATGGACAATATAAAGCACTCTTCCTTGGTAGGAAGAGTTGTTTATTGAAGGGAGGTTTGACTCCCCGAGTCACATGTGACGCTGCAATCAACTCGAATATGGCCAAGAATCCGGTGGCCCCTTACAATAACGACACTCGGATATCTGCGTATTAGCACATGAATATCAAACCAAAAACCAATTGTTTGTCTTTTAATCTCTCATACTTGTGTCTTAAACATTATGTTTTAAATAAGAAATTCAGATTATTTTTGGTGTTTTCATTGTAAACAAATCAAAATTATACAATTAATTCCCCCATCTCCTTCAAAATTTCGAGGCTTTAAGAATTATTCTACAAGTCTTATTTGTCATCCGATCAAACTTCAGTTTTACATTTGTATGTGTGTCGTATACAAACGTAAAAAGACTCTGCCATAAGCGGAAATCAAGAATGTGGTTATTTTAGAAAATCTATGTTCGACAGCACTGAAACAATCAGTGTTTCGCCCTAAATCCCACTTAATAATGTAATAACAGTAACAGCATGGACTTCAAAGAGATTCTTGAAAAATCTTGATATTGGATTTACTATCTATGTTCCACTAACAAACCGAGCGTCATAAAGTGGGAGTAAACCACATCAAGATCTCAAACCCTATGAGTTTGAAAACCTAAAATTTCTTAAACATAAGaacaaatttattataaatcctGATTATAGCAGAATGCGCGATAATAAGAGGCATAAAGAAATCAACATGCATTTCTACATTTTATACAGAATTTACATTGGAGATACTATGAGGCAGCAAAGTTAAAACTACCTAAACCCAGGGGTCGAAAATACACAAAACATTTCTTTACCCCTTTCTTCCTCGTCCTCTTCACAAAGTTTCACTGCACTCAAACACACTAAGCGAAGTTCTCTTGAGTTTTGGTTGAAAGCCGCTTAAGAAACTCATAGGTCGTGATCATGGTCATGGCAGACATTGACATAGAGGCCCATCTAGGTCCCAACCCTCTGTAACAAGCACCTAATCCACCTTCCCTCACTAAGTTCTTCACGGTTTGTAAAATTGTTGGTGACCTACCACGCACGCTTTCTTCGCTATCCAAAACCTGCAACCGAGTCTTGATTGTATCGAGTGGCATTGTCACCAACGCCGATACTCCACTTGCCATTGCAGCACTCAGGCCCTGAACTGCCAGTACAGTTTTTCCATCCGGCCTATAACCACTGCCACCATTTTCATTCTCGTCTTTCTTACAGAAATAACAACTGACACCACCCCAAATCATCCTATGTGCTATAGAGTAAGAAGCCCACCATGCTGCATTGGAGGGTGCATAAGTCAATATAGATATCCCAAATCCCCTATATAACCCCCTTGGTCCATCCATATGAATGATCTTACTAAACGCATCGATCCCACTGCTGTATTTTTTCAAGCCCGCCATGCAGGGGCTTGTGTTACAACCACCGCCTTGAACCATCAGTCTCTGGCTCACAACATCAACTGGTGTCCAAACTAATTGTGCAGCCATTGCAGCTGTTAGGCCAGCAGCAGCATTAGCAATAGCCGAGGCCCCGGCCTCAGAAAATCCTAACTGACCACTTGCTATGTACCCAACATTACTCTTAGTCACTTCAAGCGCACCCATATACAGCGCTCGCGCAGGGATAGTTCCCATTATGGAAGTCCCAAAACCCCGATAAAATCCCCTGAAACCCTCGCTCCTCATGATGGAACCCGCCATTTTGAAACAAGATATCTCATTCAACATCACTTGCTGCAGCGTTTTCAACATAACGACAGGATAAAGAGTGCCTGAAACACCCGAAAATAGAGCAGCCCCAAGGAAGAAAAACTTGGATTTATCAAGCATCTCCCAATCTATATCAGCAGGAAGATGGATTTCCGATGCAGAATCATCCTCCTCAGCACTTAAACTAACCTTCGCCACTTTT encodes:
- the LOC142544516 gene encoding uncharacterized protein LOC142544516, with translation MGPLQTVVCVKQVKQESVEEWDETMPLPGDIIEGVAEDCADESFIYAKIRSEFNSVLGKINRGGEYVWLKVRRGESTLKLQACVVQDRDMKLQKKFTVRAASDERHIAVLADMTYEKCFQLQEMSRRVVNLDFKGFQRKGMRYDWKSKVGIYLPDRRCTVVSSILFTPLRHECGIEAPTVRAMAWFSAAVSSGIPLVFLNIQTEQIITSENKPVKGKELTHGRQQIINTTVNILQGIRLWFLPGVSEVSLVLIPEPGETRFGMDMKRTEEGFICLSSVTNGTAAERAGMQHLLEQANRTNHLLVISRLQGKSLMPSTVDLEGYIHCCDNAEIKQTIVLAMENAETIQLHLMSWPNQTPRELGAATLRPPN
- the LOC142545138 gene encoding uncharacterized protein LOC142545138, producing the protein MLDKSKFFFLGAALFSGVSGTLYPVVMLKTLQQVMLNEISCFKMAGSIMRSEGFRGFYRGFGTSIMGTIPARALYMGALEVTKSNVGYIASGQLGFSEAGASAIANAAAGLTAAMAAQLVWTPVDVVSQRLMVQGGGCNTSPCMAGLKKYSSGIDAFSKIIHMDGPRGLYRGFGISILTYAPSNAAWWASYSIAHRMIWGGVSCYFCKKDENENGGSGYRPDGKTVLAVQGLSAAMASGVSALVTMPLDTIKTRLQVLDSEESVRGRSPTILQTVKNLVREGGLGACYRGLGPRWASMSMSAMTMITTYEFLKRLSTKTQENFA